The following coding sequences lie in one Allochromatium vinosum DSM 180 genomic window:
- the dsrK gene encoding sulfate reduction electron transfer complex DsrMKJOP subunit DsrK, which produces MAKATFEVPELTQYTEVPSVTPGAMAHSAPFKSKEDFQTPLGFPGELVDDWQTKAIDKMGELLGKYRSLRVYMDACVKCGACTDKCHYFLGTGDPKNMPVARQDLMRKVYRRYFTLSGKLFPKLVGAEDFTEEVLDDWYSYFHQCSQCRRCSVFCPYGIDTAEISMAAREIMDSIGVGQKYCNEIIGKVYKIGNNLGLPGPALVDTLEGLEEDVYDDTGVKVRYPIDEEGAEILLVTPSADFFAEPHVDGLIGYGKVFHEAGVSWTLSSYASEAANFGMFIGSYDNMRRVAQRIREAAIKLKVKRIVFGECGHAWRVAYSFLNTLAGPWDFLDPRYPVPQHICEFTYELIQQGKLNLDKSENDDKVLTYHDSCNVARASRMGSTPGGQFEIPRAIIRATCNNFYDMDEDTIRDRTFCCGGGGGLLTDDLMELRVKGAKPRLDALNNVIQEKGVTHMAAICAICKSQFTKVLPYYGLEMDQIVSVHQLVSNAIVLTPGPDDDEDEDDDEPDLDDPNEEEETDEAA; this is translated from the coding sequence ATGGCCAAGGCAACGTTCGAAGTCCCAGAACTGACCCAATACACCGAGGTTCCGTCCGTCACGCCCGGAGCCATGGCGCACAGCGCGCCCTTCAAATCCAAGGAAGATTTCCAGACGCCGCTCGGTTTCCCCGGCGAGCTGGTCGACGACTGGCAGACCAAGGCCATCGACAAGATGGGCGAGCTGCTGGGCAAGTACCGCTCGCTGCGCGTCTACATGGACGCCTGCGTCAAGTGCGGTGCCTGCACCGACAAATGCCATTATTTCCTCGGCACCGGCGATCCGAAGAACATGCCGGTCGCGCGTCAGGATCTGATGCGCAAGGTCTACCGGCGCTATTTCACCCTGAGCGGCAAGCTGTTCCCCAAGCTGGTCGGTGCCGAGGACTTCACCGAGGAAGTGCTCGACGACTGGTATAGCTACTTCCATCAGTGCTCGCAGTGCCGGCGCTGTTCGGTGTTCTGTCCCTATGGCATCGATACGGCTGAGATTTCCATGGCCGCGCGCGAGATCATGGACTCGATCGGCGTCGGTCAGAAGTACTGCAACGAGATCATCGGCAAGGTCTACAAGATCGGCAACAACCTGGGGTTGCCCGGCCCGGCGCTGGTCGACACGCTCGAAGGGCTGGAAGAAGACGTCTACGACGACACCGGCGTCAAGGTGCGCTATCCGATCGATGAGGAGGGCGCTGAGATCCTGTTGGTGACGCCCTCGGCGGACTTCTTCGCCGAACCGCACGTCGACGGCCTGATCGGCTACGGCAAGGTGTTCCACGAGGCGGGCGTGTCCTGGACCCTGAGTTCGTATGCCTCCGAGGCGGCCAACTTCGGCATGTTCATCGGCTCCTACGACAACATGCGCCGCGTGGCCCAGCGCATCCGCGAGGCGGCGATCAAGCTCAAGGTCAAGCGCATCGTCTTCGGCGAGTGCGGACATGCCTGGCGCGTGGCCTATTCGTTCCTGAATACGCTGGCCGGTCCCTGGGACTTCCTCGATCCGCGCTATCCGGTGCCGCAGCACATCTGCGAGTTCACCTATGAGCTCATCCAGCAGGGCAAGCTCAATCTCGACAAGAGCGAGAACGACGATAAGGTGCTGACCTATCACGACTCCTGCAACGTCGCGCGCGCCTCGCGCATGGGCAGCACGCCGGGCGGTCAGTTCGAGATCCCGCGCGCCATCATCCGCGCGACCTGCAACAACTTCTACGATATGGACGAGGACACCATCCGCGACCGCACCTTCTGTTGCGGCGGCGGCGGTGGGTTGCTGACCGACGATCTCATGGAGCTGCGCGTCAAGGGCGCCAAGCCGCGACTCGATGCGCTCAACAACGTGATCCAGGAAAAGGGCGTGACGCACATGGCCGCCATCTGCGCCATCTGCAAGAGCCAGTTCACCAAGGTCTTGCCCTATTACGGCCTGGAGATGGATCAGATCGTCAGCGTCCATCAACTCGTTTCCAACGCCATCGTGCTCACGCCTGGGCCGGATGACGACGAGGACGAAGACGACGACGAGCCGGATCTGGACGATCCGAACGAAGAAGAAGAAACAGACGAGGCGGCCTGA
- a CDS encoding NAD(P)-binding protein → MATSSDEMKMKPTWRRFEDGEHVWDNLTDKIFNQDRSHKCPTYVHKTPPCQGSCPSGEDIRGWLQIVRGMEKPPQGMDWQEYAFRRSTDANPFPAMMGRVCPAPCQDGCNRNELEDFVGINSVEQFIGDTAIANGYTFEAPELDTGKRIAIVGGGPAGLAAAYQLRRKGHSCTIFEANDGLGGMFRFGIPGYRVPRDKLDAEIQRILDMGRVEVRLKTRIGTDVTVEQLEKDYDAILWAIGCQSGRGLPVPGWEGTPNCVTGVAFLKAFNEGRMKVTAGKVVCVGGGDTSIDVVSVARRLGHVNKSNPNELPETVIRDGYVAHDAASAAAAQGAEVTLTSLFTRDKMTASEHEVDDATREGVTILDGVMPVEVIKDANGRAIGLKVADCTMTDGRPTPVEGTERVLEADLIVSAIGQGGDLSGLEQLDNGRGLMDSDKFYQVPGKAGHFVAGDIIRPHLLTTAIGQAWIAADSIDAYVMQAEHKRRPKVDVHHFNLLDKLTEAHLAPESFVAGQAGDMRGTSDANYAIHNYEDRSGAEVIPHEELFLGHFNYVPRNLRKEEVPSADEVLGHFHERVIGLTEPEAIDEAKRCMSCGLCFECDNCVIFCPQDAVFRVDKGSRTTGRYVDTDYAKCIGCHICADVCPTGYIKMGLGE, encoded by the coding sequence ATGGCGACTTCCAGCGACGAGATGAAGATGAAGCCGACCTGGCGTCGATTCGAGGACGGCGAACACGTCTGGGACAACCTGACCGACAAGATCTTCAATCAGGACCGCTCCCACAAGTGTCCGACCTATGTCCACAAGACGCCGCCCTGTCAGGGGAGCTGTCCCTCGGGCGAGGACATCCGCGGCTGGCTGCAGATCGTGCGCGGCATGGAGAAGCCGCCGCAGGGCATGGACTGGCAGGAGTATGCCTTCCGTCGTTCCACCGATGCCAACCCCTTCCCGGCGATGATGGGCCGCGTCTGTCCGGCGCCCTGTCAGGACGGCTGTAATCGCAACGAGCTGGAAGACTTCGTCGGCATCAACTCGGTCGAGCAGTTCATCGGCGACACCGCCATCGCCAACGGTTACACCTTCGAGGCGCCCGAACTCGACACCGGCAAGCGCATCGCCATCGTCGGCGGCGGTCCCGCCGGTCTGGCGGCGGCGTATCAACTGCGTCGCAAGGGCCATAGCTGCACCATCTTCGAGGCCAACGACGGTCTGGGCGGCATGTTCCGCTTCGGCATCCCCGGCTATCGCGTGCCGCGCGACAAGCTCGACGCCGAGATCCAGCGCATCCTCGACATGGGCCGGGTCGAGGTCAGGCTCAAGACCCGCATCGGCACCGATGTCACGGTCGAGCAGCTCGAAAAGGACTATGACGCCATCCTCTGGGCCATCGGTTGTCAGAGCGGTCGCGGTCTGCCGGTGCCCGGCTGGGAAGGCACGCCGAACTGCGTCACGGGTGTCGCCTTCCTCAAGGCGTTCAACGAAGGCCGCATGAAGGTCACGGCCGGCAAAGTCGTCTGCGTCGGCGGTGGCGACACCTCGATCGACGTGGTCTCGGTCGCGCGTCGTCTCGGCCATGTCAACAAGAGCAACCCGAACGAGCTGCCCGAGACCGTGATCCGCGACGGCTATGTCGCCCACGATGCCGCCAGTGCCGCCGCCGCTCAGGGCGCCGAGGTCACGCTGACCTCGCTCTTCACCCGCGACAAGATGACCGCCTCCGAGCACGAGGTCGATGATGCGACCCGCGAGGGCGTGACCATACTCGACGGCGTGATGCCGGTCGAGGTCATCAAGGACGCCAATGGCCGCGCCATCGGTTTGAAAGTCGCCGACTGCACCATGACCGACGGTCGTCCGACTCCGGTCGAGGGCACAGAGCGCGTGCTCGAAGCCGACCTGATCGTCTCGGCGATCGGGCAGGGCGGCGATCTCTCGGGCCTGGAGCAGCTCGACAACGGGCGCGGTCTGATGGACTCCGACAAGTTCTATCAGGTGCCGGGCAAGGCCGGACACTTCGTCGCCGGCGACATCATCCGTCCGCACCTGCTGACCACCGCCATCGGTCAGGCCTGGATCGCCGCCGACTCGATCGACGCCTATGTGATGCAGGCCGAGCACAAGCGCCGTCCGAAAGTCGACGTGCACCACTTCAACCTGCTCGACAAGCTCACCGAAGCCCATCTGGCGCCTGAGTCCTTCGTCGCCGGTCAGGCCGGCGATATGCGCGGAACCTCGGATGCCAACTATGCGATCCACAACTATGAGGATCGCTCCGGCGCCGAAGTCATTCCGCACGAAGAGTTGTTCCTGGGGCACTTCAACTATGTGCCGCGCAATCTGCGCAAGGAAGAGGTGCCGAGCGCCGACGAGGTGCTGGGCCACTTCCACGAGCGCGTCATCGGTCTGACCGAGCCGGAAGCGATCGACGAGGCCAAACGCTGCATGAGCTGCGGTCTGTGCTTCGAGTGCGACAACTGCGTCATCTTCTGTCCGCAGGATGCCGTGTTCCGGGTCGACAAGGGTAGCCGCACCACGGGTCGCTATGTCGATACCGACTATGCCAAGTGCATCGGCTGTCACATCTGTGCCGACGTCTGTCCGACCGGCTACATCAAGATGGGTCTGGGCGAGTGA
- a CDS encoding DsrJ protein, which produces MVNAVVRAGLLTLGLVWAVLAADTALADEVKRYVVEGSPAAERESCVEPTETMRRMHMEFIKHQRISTVHEGIRGTKYSLTGCVDCHISYDANRNPQPIDQPDQFCGACHNYAAVDLNCFDCHASVPNRPGADAEAAHRAAGVTGAPHGGGH; this is translated from the coding sequence ATGGTCAACGCTGTAGTCAGAGCCGGCCTGCTGACGCTGGGTCTGGTGTGGGCGGTACTTGCCGCCGACACCGCCCTGGCCGATGAGGTCAAGCGATACGTGGTCGAGGGCTCGCCCGCCGCCGAGCGGGAGTCCTGTGTCGAACCGACCGAGACGATGCGCCGCATGCACATGGAATTCATCAAGCATCAGCGTATCTCCACGGTTCACGAGGGCATCCGGGGCACCAAGTACAGCCTCACCGGGTGCGTCGACTGTCACATCAGTTATGACGCGAACCGGAATCCCCAGCCGATCGATCAGCCCGATCAATTCTGCGGGGCCTGTCACAACTATGCCGCCGTGGATCTGAACTGCTTCGACTGTCACGCCTCCGTGCCCAACCGGCCCGGTGCCGATGCCGAGGCCGCGCATCGCGCGGCCGGTGTCACGGGTGCGCCTCATGGGGGAGGGCACTGA
- the dsrO gene encoding sulfate reduction electron transfer complex DsrMKJOP subunit DsrO has product MNENTTNIDANAKTEAVEAIDAGRRGFIGTAAGLSAAALVAPGVFLHSVAAAPRTEPVTGDVRWGLLIDTAKCADGCSACVDACDRENGLDLQEPHGSESKWEHQKSVWIRKVKLQDNQTGRITQLPLMCQHCEHPPCVDVCPTGASFKRADGIVMVDRHLCIGCRYCMMACPYKARSFIHQPTTGQLTAVPRGKGCVESCNLCVHRRDNGEESTACVDACAQEGHGAIVFGDLKDPDSAISQRLREIPSRQIREDLVLNTGVRYAGV; this is encoded by the coding sequence ATGAACGAGAACACAACCAATATCGACGCCAATGCCAAGACTGAGGCGGTCGAGGCCATCGACGCCGGACGTCGCGGCTTCATCGGCACCGCCGCCGGATTGAGCGCCGCCGCCCTGGTGGCGCCGGGCGTTTTTCTGCACAGCGTCGCGGCCGCGCCGCGTACCGAGCCGGTCACGGGCGATGTGCGCTGGGGCCTGCTGATCGACACGGCCAAGTGCGCCGACGGCTGTTCGGCCTGTGTCGACGCCTGCGACCGTGAAAACGGCCTGGATCTCCAGGAACCGCACGGCTCCGAGTCCAAGTGGGAGCATCAGAAGTCGGTCTGGATCCGCAAGGTCAAGCTCCAGGACAACCAGACCGGGCGCATCACCCAGCTCCCGCTGATGTGTCAGCACTGCGAGCATCCGCCCTGTGTCGACGTCTGCCCGACCGGCGCCTCCTTCAAACGCGCCGACGGCATCGTCATGGTCGACCGCCATCTGTGCATCGGCTGTCGTTACTGCATGATGGCCTGCCCCTACAAGGCGCGCAGCTTCATCCATCAGCCGACGACCGGCCAGTTGACCGCCGTGCCGCGCGGCAAGGGCTGTGTCGAGAGCTGCAATCTGTGCGTGCACCGGCGTGACAACGGCGAGGAATCGACCGCGTGCGTCGATGCCTGCGCGCAGGAAGGGCACGGGGCCATCGTCTTCGGCGATCTCAAGGATCCCGACAGCGCCATCAGCCAGCGTCTGCGCGAGATCCCGAGCCGGCAGATCCGCGAGGATCTGGTGTTGAACACGGGCGTGCGTTACGCCGGCGTCTGA
- the nrfD gene encoding NrfD/PsrC family molybdoenzyme membrane anchor subunit, protein MKRVVYREWRIPPERYWSLLGFLAALIGIAALSFGYMEHQGHWVSGMNNSVVWGTPHVFAVFLIIAASGALNIASIGTVFKKPIYKPLGRLSGLLAVAMLMGGLLVLVMDLGRPERLIVAMTNYNFSSIFAWNIFLYTGFMAIVIAYLWSMADRQGGPFNYPIGILALVWRLALTTGTGSIFGFLVARQAYDAAILGPMFVALSFAYGLAVFMLVLMFGFEEEGRPIGPRMMRRLRNLLALFIGIALYFTLVYHLTNLYMAKNDSLEHWLLLSGGIYTFLFWVGWILVGSLAPMWILYHPVLSQKREWIIGACTLVIVGGFSAMYVIIIGSQAFPIAMFPGHTILESGFADGVNGAAAPYWPTIPEILLGVGGVAVALLITAVGVRVLQFMPESLADDVVAPDEETLDAAPFAKPA, encoded by the coding sequence ATGAAACGAGTCGTCTATCGCGAATGGCGCATCCCGCCCGAGCGTTACTGGAGTCTGCTGGGCTTCCTGGCGGCCCTGATCGGGATCGCGGCGCTCTCATTCGGCTACATGGAACACCAGGGCCACTGGGTCAGCGGCATGAACAACTCGGTGGTCTGGGGCACGCCGCATGTGTTCGCGGTCTTCCTCATCATCGCGGCCTCGGGGGCGCTCAACATCGCCTCGATCGGCACCGTGTTCAAGAAGCCGATCTACAAACCGCTCGGACGGCTCTCCGGCCTGCTGGCGGTAGCGATGCTGATGGGCGGTCTGCTGGTGCTGGTCATGGATCTCGGGCGCCCGGAGCGTCTGATCGTGGCCATGACCAACTACAACTTCAGCTCGATCTTCGCCTGGAACATCTTCCTCTATACCGGCTTCATGGCCATCGTCATCGCGTATCTGTGGTCGATGGCCGACCGTCAGGGCGGACCGTTCAACTATCCGATCGGCATCCTGGCGCTGGTCTGGCGTCTGGCGCTGACCACGGGTACCGGCTCGATCTTCGGCTTCCTGGTGGCGCGTCAGGCCTATGATGCCGCCATCCTCGGTCCGATGTTCGTGGCGCTGTCCTTCGCCTATGGGCTGGCGGTGTTCATGCTGGTGCTGATGTTCGGCTTCGAGGAGGAGGGACGCCCGATCGGCCCGCGCATGATGCGCCGGTTGCGCAATCTGCTGGCGCTCTTCATCGGCATCGCGCTCTATTTCACGCTGGTCTATCACCTGACCAATCTCTACATGGCCAAGAACGACAGCCTGGAGCACTGGTTGCTGCTCAGCGGCGGGATCTACACCTTCCTGTTCTGGGTCGGCTGGATCCTGGTCGGCAGTCTGGCACCGATGTGGATCCTCTATCATCCGGTGCTGAGTCAGAAGCGCGAGTGGATCATTGGCGCCTGCACCCTGGTCATCGTCGGCGGCTTCTCGGCCATGTATGTCATCATCATCGGCAGCCAGGCGTTCCCGATCGCGATGTTCCCCGGTCACACCATCCTCGAATCCGGCTTCGCCGATGGCGTCAATGGCGCTGCCGCGCCCTACTGGCCGACCATCCCTGAGATCCTGCTCGGCGTCGGCGGCGTGGCCGTAGCGCTGCTGATCACGGCGGTCGGCGTGCGGGTGCTGCAATTCATGCCCGAGTCGCTGGCCGATGACGTGGTCGCACCGGACGAGGAGACGCTGGACGCGGCGCCCTTCGCCAAGCCGGCCTGA
- a CDS encoding cobyrinate a,c-diamide synthase, producing the protein MASLYIAAPQKSSGKTTLSIGLCREFTRRGLVVQPFKKGPDYIDPLWLGQAAGRSCFNLDFHTMSESEIRSAFARELGAADLGLIEGNVGLFDSTRLDGAHSNAELAKLIGAPVVLVVNCHGLARGIAPLLQGYLAFDPELDIAGVILNKVGGGRHGENLVRVVEHYTDLPVLGLLRRTDEISIDERHLGLMPSNETEDAEVWIERIRARIADQVDLDRLLEIAEHAPTPEPEPVGVIQPARDGDLVRIGIARDAAFGFYYPDDLRALAAGGAELVPFSPISDSVLPEVDALFIGGGFPEYRMAELEDNRLMRQAIRDFVADDRPLYAECGGLMYLCSRLCWKGERRSMVGALDADVEMCDRPQGRGYVRLSETEAFPWPRLESAPPDEIAAHEFHHSAILKPDPDWRYGYTVRRGTGIDGSHDGIVQGNLLACYSHLRAVGGNRWTDRFLAHIRRTL; encoded by the coding sequence ATGGCGTCGCTCTACATCGCCGCGCCGCAAAAGTCCTCCGGCAAGACCACGCTCTCGATCGGTCTTTGTCGTGAATTCACGCGGCGCGGTCTGGTCGTCCAGCCGTTCAAGAAGGGGCCGGACTACATCGATCCGTTGTGGCTCGGTCAGGCGGCCGGGCGTTCCTGCTTCAATCTCGACTTCCATACCATGTCCGAGTCCGAGATCCGCTCGGCCTTCGCCCGCGAGCTGGGCGCGGCGGATCTGGGGCTGATCGAGGGCAATGTCGGACTGTTCGACAGCACGCGGCTCGACGGTGCGCACAGCAACGCCGAGCTGGCCAAGCTGATCGGTGCGCCCGTGGTGCTGGTGGTCAACTGTCATGGTCTGGCGCGCGGGATTGCGCCGCTGCTCCAGGGCTATCTGGCCTTCGATCCGGAACTCGACATCGCGGGCGTGATCCTGAACAAGGTCGGCGGCGGGCGGCATGGCGAGAATCTGGTGCGGGTCGTCGAGCATTACACCGATCTGCCGGTCCTGGGGCTGCTGCGCCGCACCGATGAGATCAGCATCGACGAGCGTCATCTGGGTCTGATGCCGAGCAACGAGACCGAAGACGCCGAGGTCTGGATCGAGCGCATCCGCGCCCGGATCGCCGATCAGGTCGATCTGGATCGGCTGTTGGAGATCGCCGAGCACGCACCGACTCCAGAGCCTGAGCCAGTCGGGGTCATCCAACCTGCTCGCGATGGCGATCTGGTGCGCATCGGCATCGCCCGCGACGCCGCCTTCGGGTTCTACTATCCCGACGATCTGCGCGCACTCGCCGCCGGCGGGGCCGAACTGGTGCCTTTCAGCCCGATTTCCGACAGCGTGCTGCCCGAGGTCGACGCGCTCTTCATCGGCGGCGGTTTCCCCGAATACCGCATGGCCGAGCTGGAAGACAATCGGTTGATGCGTCAGGCCATCCGCGATTTCGTCGCCGACGATCGCCCGTTGTATGCCGAGTGCGGCGGCCTCATGTATTTGTGTTCGCGGTTGTGCTGGAAGGGCGAGCGGCGCTCCATGGTCGGCGCCCTCGATGCCGATGTCGAGATGTGCGACCGACCCCAGGGTCGCGGTTATGTGCGTCTGAGTGAAACCGAAGCGTTTCCCTGGCCGCGTCTGGAATCCGCGCCGCCCGACGAGATCGCCGCTCACGAGTTTCATCATTCGGCCATCCTGAAACCCGATCCCGACTGGCGCTATGGCTATACCGTGCGTCGGGGTACCGGCATCGACGGCTCGCATGATGGCATCGTCCAGGGTAATCTGTTGGCCTGTTACAGCCATCTGCGCGCCGTGGGCGGCAACCGCTGGACCGATCGTTTTCTGGCTCATATTCGTCGCACGCTCTGA
- a CDS encoding HesB/IscA family protein yields MFKLTPAAAEQVLKAAKQGGTEGMCLRLAAGRNPDGSIDYRMGFDDLTEDDIRLTSEGVEIVIAPDYVSLLDQTTLDYVELEPGQFHFIFLNPRDPTYRPPSGG; encoded by the coding sequence ATGTTCAAGCTGACACCCGCCGCCGCCGAGCAAGTCCTCAAGGCGGCCAAGCAAGGCGGTACCGAGGGCATGTGCCTGCGTCTGGCCGCCGGCCGGAATCCCGATGGAAGCATCGATTACCGCATGGGGTTCGACGACCTCACCGAGGACGACATCCGTCTGACCAGCGAGGGCGTGGAGATCGTCATCGCGCCCGACTATGTTTCGCTGCTCGACCAGACGACACTGGATTATGTCGAACTGGAGCCGGGGCAGTTTCATTTCATCTTCCTCAATCCCAGGGATCCGACCTATCGCCCGCCGAGCGGCGGCTGA
- the ruvB gene encoding Holliday junction branch migration DNA helicase RuvB, with protein sequence MNDPDRLITAEAGADDRAIDRAIRPRKLADYVGQPAVREQMEIFIGAARGRKEALDHVLIFGPPGLGKTTLSHIIAHEMQVNLRQTSGPVLEKPGDLAALLTNLDPGDVLFVDEIHRLSPVVEEVLYPAMEDYQLDIMIGEGPAARSIKLDLPPFTLVGATTRAGLLTSPLRDRFGIVQRLEYYSAEDLTHIVQRSAGILGIEAEPDGAAEIARRARGTPRIANRLLRRVRDYAQVRGDGRISAEIADRALSMLKVDALGFDHMDRRLLSAVIEKFDGGPVGVESLAAAIGEERGTIEDVLEPFLIQQGFLMRTPRGRMATQSAYQHFGLSGIQTPLSTGTTLFGSESETS encoded by the coding sequence ATGAACGATCCAGACCGACTCATCACCGCCGAGGCTGGCGCCGACGACCGCGCCATCGATCGCGCCATCCGTCCACGTAAGCTCGCCGATTATGTCGGACAACCGGCGGTGCGCGAGCAAATGGAGATTTTCATCGGCGCGGCGCGTGGGCGCAAGGAGGCGCTCGACCATGTGCTGATCTTCGGCCCGCCCGGACTGGGCAAGACCACGCTCTCGCACATCATCGCCCACGAGATGCAGGTCAATCTGCGTCAGACATCCGGGCCAGTGCTGGAGAAACCCGGCGATCTGGCTGCGCTCCTGACCAATCTCGATCCGGGCGACGTGCTGTTCGTCGACGAGATCCATCGTCTGAGTCCGGTGGTCGAGGAGGTGCTCTATCCGGCGATGGAGGACTATCAGCTCGATATCATGATCGGTGAAGGACCGGCGGCGCGCTCGATCAAGCTGGATCTGCCGCCCTTCACCCTGGTCGGCGCCACCACGCGCGCGGGACTGCTGACCTCGCCGCTGCGTGACCGTTTCGGTATCGTGCAGCGGCTCGAATACTATTCGGCCGAAGATCTGACCCATATCGTGCAACGCTCAGCCGGCATTCTCGGCATCGAGGCCGAACCGGACGGTGCAGCCGAGATCGCGCGGCGCGCGCGCGGCACGCCGCGCATCGCCAATCGGCTGCTGCGCCGGGTACGCGACTATGCCCAGGTACGCGGTGACGGACGCATCAGCGCCGAGATCGCCGACCGCGCGCTCTCCATGCTCAAGGTTGATGCGCTCGGCTTCGATCACATGGACCGGCGCCTGCTCTCGGCTGTCATCGAGAAGTTCGACGGCGGTCCGGTCGGGGTCGAAAGCCTGGCGGCCGCCATCGGTGAGGAACGCGGAACCATCGAGGACGTGCTCGAACCCTTCCTCATCCAGCAGGGATTTCTGATGCGCACCCCGCGCGGACGCATGGCCACCCAGTCGGCCTATCAGCATTTCGGACTCAGTGGCATCCAAACACCGTTGAGCACTGGCACGACTCTTTTCGGCTCTGAATCGGAAACCTCCTGA